The following nucleotide sequence is from Anaerolineae bacterium.
CACGGCGGCGCCGACCCGGTGATGATAAAGGATTTGTTTGCCCCCAACCCGGCTGCGGATAAATACAAACGGGCCGCCGATTATCGCGCCGGGGCGTGGTCTATTTTAACCGGGGTAGCCGCCAACCACTCCATCGCTACGGGCAAACCCATTCGGATTGACCAACTCATCCACAATCTGGCTGATCCCGATTACCCCCCCATGCCCGCGCCAACCGACCCCTTGGAAGCAATGTCCGAAAAAAGCGCCGCGCCGGGGTGGTTCAAAAAAGAAGAAGTAGAAACCAACCGCTAACCAACTAAGCCTATGGAGCGTGATCACAAATTAACAATTAATCATTCACCATTCACTATTCACCATTTTTTAGGAGTGTTGCTATGGCCAAATTATCCCTGGACCCGGACCGATACTTTGCCCCCGACCCAACGCAGCGCCGCGTGGCGCGAGAACTATACGAGTCGGTGGCCGGCCTGCCTTTGATTTGCCCGCATGGGCATGTAGACCCCCACCTGTTTGTTGACCAGGCGGCCACTTTTGGCTCGCCGGTTGATTTGCTCATTATCCCCGATCACTACATTTTCCGCATGCTCTATTCGCAGGGCATTCCGGTGGAGGCAATGGGCGTGCCGCGCCTTGACGGCCGTCCAGTGGAACAGGATCACCGCAAAATCTGGCAAACCTTTGCCGAAAAATTTTATCTATTCCGGGGCACGCCTTCGGGAGCCTGGCTCACCCAAGAACTGTACCAGGTCTTTGGCGTAGAAGAAAAATTGGACGGCGACACGGCCCAGGCCATTTACGACCAGATTGCCGAAAAATTGGTTTCGCCGGAATTTCGCCCGCGCACGGTGTTTGAGAAATTTAACGTTGAAGTGCTTTGCACCACCGATGCGGCCACCGACCCGTTAACCTCTCATCAGGCCATCTTAAACTCCGGCTGGCCAGGGAACATCCGCCCCACCTTCCGGCCCGACGCAGTGGTCAACCTGCTGACCCCGGGCTGGCAAAAGAATATTGACGCCTTGAGTAAAATTAGCGGCATTGCGGTTAACTCTTATAGCTCCTTTATCCAGGCTCTGGAGAACCGGCGGGAGTATTTCAAAACCATGGGCGCCACCGCTACCGACCATGCCGCTATCTCGGCTTATACCACCGAATTGAGTCCCCCGGAAGCCGAGGCCATCTTTCAACGCGCCCTGGCTGGCCAGGTCTCCCGTGACGATGCGCATCGTTTCACCGCCCACATGATTATGGAAAATGCGCGGATGGCGGTTGAGGATGGTCTGGTCATGCAGTTCCACGTCGGCGCTATCCGTAATCACAACCGCATCATCTTCAACCATTTTGGCCTTGACAAAGGCGCCGATATTCCCGAACAAGCCGAGTTTACGCTTAACCTGCGCCCTCTGTTGAACAAATATGGCAACAATCCCCACTTTACCTTCATCGTCTTCACCCTGGACGAAACCGCCTACGCCCGCGAGTTGGCTCCACTGGCCGGCCATTATCCCGCCATGCGCCTCGGCCCGCCGTGGTGGTTCCACGACAGCGCTAATGGGATGAAGCGTTTTTTTGACCAGGTAATGGAGACAGCAGGCTTATACAACACTGTTGGCTTTAACGATGACACCCGCGCTTTTCTCTCCATCCCGGCCCGCCACGACGTATGGCGTCGCGCCAGCGCCAACTGGCTGGCCGGGCTGGTGGGACGGGGCATGATTGATCTGGCAGATGCCCGGGAGATGGTTATTGATGTAGCCTATCGCCTGGCCAAACAGGCGTACAAGCTTGAATAAGGAACAGTGAATCATGACCAAACAACAAAAAATTGAAAGCTTGAGCGGATTCACCTCCTGTTCCCAGTCATTGGAGCATTTCCGTGGCATCTGGTGCCGTTTGTAAGTTAGCTTCAAATCCACAAGAATAATAAAATAAAACCACAAGGGCCAGCTATCAGACTGGCCTTTGTGGTTTTCAAATGTCCTGATATTCTGCCCGGTGTGAACTTAGTTATTTACTGCGTCAACACCACCAGGCGAGCCATCTGGTCTTTGCCCCTGATGGCCATTAACTCTTGCCCTTTTTGGTTGCGGTTCAGTTTGGGCAGGGCCTTCGCGTAGATGGTTTTGTTATTGCCTTTTTGAGAAATCATCATCACCCGGTCGGATGCGTTGGCGGTAGCGGCCACCGCAATGGGACCGGCGGCTTTGGTCAGGGACATGGCAATGACGCCCTGGCCGTAGCGGCCCTGCGTGGGGTATTGGCTCAAGGCCATGCGTTTGCCCAGACCCTGTTGGGTGATCACAATCAGGTCGCCGCGGGGTTTGACCGGCCCGGCCCCGGCCAATTCATCGCCTTTGGCCAGTTTCATTCCCCATACGCCAGTGGCCGGTAAACCCATAGGCCGGACCTCTTCCTCGGCAAAGCGGATGGCCTGGCCTTTGGCGCTGGCCAGCATTACTTCGTCTTTGCCCCCGGTGCTAAAGGCCATCAGCAACGTGTCGCCCTTTTCAAGGCCCATTACTATGGCCTCGTTGCCCCGCACGGCAACCAAATCGCTCAAGGTGATGCGTTTGACCCGCCCCAGGCGGGATACCAGGAAAAGATACCCCTCCGGTTCGTCGGTATGGGGCAGAGCCAGGCCCGCCACAACGGGTTTGAGAGCGCCGGAGCTGAATTCGCCAACATTGGCTCCCTCGCCTGGGGTTTGGCCTTGGGGTATCTGGTGCATTGGGATAATCACGGCGCGGCCATCCTCGGTGAACAGGTAAAGGGTATCGCGGGTATGGGCCGGCGTGGCCACAACCAGCGGGTCTTTTTGCCGGCCCCGGGCCGGTTCCAGGCCATTTCCGGCGGGCCAACGGCAAATCTGCCCGCTCTGGCTGATGCACACCACCACCTCTTCATCGGGCAGCAAATCTCCGGCCGTAACCAGTTTGTCGCCGTTCGTCTCTTGGTCAATGATGACAGTGCGGCGGGGCGTGCCGTATTGAGTTTTTAAGTCGGCCAGTTCTTCTTTAATAACGCCCAGAATCTGTTTGGGTGTTTTGAGTAGCTTTTCCAGGTATTTGATGCACTGTAAGACTTCCTTGTACTCGGTTTCAATTTTCTTGCGCTCCAATGCGGCCAGCCGGCGCAGGGGCATGTCCAAAATGGCAGACACCTGGATTTCGCTCAATTTGAACTTTTTGCGCAAGTTTGCTTTGGCAGTGTCTACGGTCCGGGAACTGCGAATGGTCTGAATAACTTCATCCAGGTTGTCCAGGGCCACGCGCAACCCTTCCAGAATGTGGGCGCGGTTTTTGGCCTGGTTCAGCTCGTATTGGCTGCGCCGGGTGATGATCTCCTGGCGATGCTCAATGAAGAGTTGGAGGGAACGTTTAAGCGGGAGCAGGCGTGGCTCACCGTCAACCAAGGCCAGCATGTTGATGCTAAAGGTTATCTGGAGGGCGGTCATTTTGAAAAGCTGCTTCAAAACGGCCATCGGCTCTACCGTGCGGGTCAATTCAATGACCAGCCGCATGCCCTGCCGGTCTGATTCGTCGCGCAGGTCGGTCAGTCCCTCAATTTTGCCGTCGCGGGCCAAATCCGCGATTTTTTCGGCGAGGCTGGCCTTGTTGGTTTGGTAGGGCAGCTCGGTGATGACCAGGCGGTTGCGATTGCGGCTCATCTCTTCCACGTGTACTTTGGCCTGCACGGTAATCCGCCCCCGGCCGGTGGCATACGCCGACCGGATCAAGTCACTTTCTTCGTCGGCACCGTTTTTACTGGCATAGCGGTAGATTACGCCGCCGGTTGGAAAATCAGGGCCTTTGATGTATTTTAGCAGTTCATCTATCGTCACGTCTTTGTTCCGCATCATCCGGTCCAGTATAAAAATTAGGGCATCGCAAACCTCGTCCAGATTGTGCGGGGGCACGCTGGTGGCCATGCCCACGGCAATCCCGGCTGCGCCGTTGACCAGGAAGTTTGGTAGGCGGGTAGGCAGGATTTTAGGCTCTACCAGGCTGCTATCAAAGTTGTCTACAAAGTCAACGGTGTCTTTTTCTATGTCGGCCATCATTTCCAGGGTTAGGGGAAACTGCCTGGCCTCGGTATAGCGCATGGCGGCGGGAGGGTCACCGTCAATGGAACCAAAGTTACCCTGGCCGTCCACCAGCGGAGCGCGCATAGAAAAATCTTGGGCCATGCGCACCATGGCCTCATACACCGCCGCATCGCCGTGGGGATGGTATTTACCCAGCACCTCGCCCACAATGCGGGCGCTCTTTTTGTAGGGTTGGGTGGGGCGTAACCCCATATCGTGCATGGCGTACAGGATGCGCCGATGCACGGGCTTTAAACCGTCGCGCACATCGGGCAGAGCGCGCGACACAATCACGCTCATGGCATAATCCAGGTAGGCTTCCTGCATTTGCTGGTCAATATCTACCTGGCGGACAATTCCAACTTCCATTGTAGCCTCCAACGTTGTTTTGCTACATTTAGTGTAAGAACATAAATTCTACACAAGATGTGCCACTGGTATTATAGCATTTTTGGGAGCGATAGCAACACCGCTTTATCTGCTTCTTGGCGAAAGGAAGGTTTCAGATGATTTGGGTATACAGCACAGCCTTGCCGCGTTTCCCTATCGCTTCAATCGTGCCCATTTGGCGTAAACAATAGGCCATCTTTTGCGCCAGCCAGCGGGGTTGGCCGGTCGCTAAAGCGAGCTCGGCGGTAGTAAACGGTTCGGCCAACTCGCCGGGCAGGAGGGCCTGCAACTCTGCCGGGGTTTCAAAAAGTTGTTGTTTAACAACGTGCAACAGCCGCCGCTCGTGCGTTACCCAGCCTCTCCGGCGCCAGCCACGCCGGCCGTCAAAACGGCGCACTTCTTCTTCCTGGATAAGCAGGACGTGCAAAGAAAAGTGGGGATGCGGAAGCAAGTGAGGAAAACTGACCAGCTCTTTAAAAACCTCCAGCAGTGCGCCTCTTTTGGGCGATTTGCGGCGACTGGCCTGGCTGGTTTCATCGTCGCTCAACTTCACAATCCATTTTTCTTGGGCAATGGGATAGACCAGCCGGACGGGGTGTTGTTCTACCAGTTTGGCCAGCTTTTGTTTGATACCGGCAAAACTGCGGGTTTGGATTTCTATCAATAAATCACCCCGCACCAGGTCAATGACAAAACCATCAACCGCTACTTCAACTTGGTCGTTGGGTTGGGCGTACCATTCTTTAAGGGCCGCGTGTAGCGGTTTTTCATTGAGCGAACCGATGTGGGACGATGTTTTTTGTTCTGCCAACATAAGTTGTTTAGATAATGTTTTTGGGTAAGGACAGGACAATGCCTTGCCCTTACCCGGTAAAAATTCAAAATCTTTTTCCAAAAAGCTATACCACCTGGCCAAGATAATACCTCAGAAACCATCACTTGCCAATCTTGATGAATTTGGTTTCTGGTTTGATTGAGTCAATAAAACCGGGTATGATAAGAAAACTATGCCAACTGCGTTAGCCGTTTTCCTGATCACCTTAGGCTTGGGCCAGCTCATTTCAACCACTTGGGGATTGCGAGGAGTTTCGCTGGTGGGGGCAAATCGTCTGGCCGGGTACGGCCTGGGGTTTTTATTGCTCCTGGTTGGGGCGATGACAGTGCCGGCCAGGTGGAGCGTTTTGGGGTGGACGCCAATAGCCGGGCCGCTGGCGGTGATGATTTTGCTGGCGGGCGGTTCGTTTATTGCCCCGCCGCCTCACCCCAACCTACTCTTTGCGCCGGATCACCCCGCCCATGCCGGTTGCCGGGCGGTGCAAATCCCTGACGGCGACAACATGATCCCCGGTTTGCTGTTGTGGCCTTTGTCCCCCGCTAATTCTCCTCGCGGGGAGGGGATTGAGGAAAAAGATAAAAGGGCCGGTTGTCCGGCAGTTTGCATTGTTCCCGGCGCGGGCGATACCAAGACTTTTTTTAAATGGCGTTTGGTGAAAGCGTTGTTGGCCGAAGGGCTGGCGGTGCTGACCATTGACATGCCCGGTCATGGCGATTATCGTTATCGTTCCCTGGCTTACCCCCAGTGCCTGTCCACTATTCCCGCGGTTATTAAATTTTTGCGCCAGCAGCCGGGCGTCACCCGGGTTGGGCTGATTGGGATCAGTTTAGGCGGCGCGATGGCCATTAAAAGTCTGGTCGAAAATGGGACTGCTGAAGCGGGGGCCGGAACTTTGCTTGATGCTTTGGTGGTGCTGGAAACCCCGGTACATTTGCGGCACTATCGGCGGACACTATTCTATCAGGAGTTATGGCGCACACTTTACCAATCGCCGGTGTTATCGCTATTGAGAGAGGCAAGCGTTAAACAAATCTGGCAAGAGTGGCGCAGCGGCGGTTATTTTAGCCGGCACACCACGGCTGAACTGTTTGGCCTGTTGCAGCCGCTGGAAAATATTAGCCGGCTTAAGCAGATACCCCTTTTACTGATTTATAGTGGTTATGACCAGATTGCTCCCCCCGCAATGGCCCGGGCCATGCACCAGGCCGCGCCTCAAGCCGCGTTCATCCAGGCAAAAAAGGCCAGTCACGTTATGCTCACCCTACTGTCGGAGATTAACCGGCAAGTGGCCTGGTGGTTGAGAGAGCAGTTGACAGGGTAGCAGGGTAGCCGAGTAACAAGTAGTAGAGCAGAGATAAATAGTGAGCGCACCCAAAACCGGCAAATTGTTAGTAGTGGGTGCTGCCGTCGGGCATAACGGCCCCTTTGAATTTGACCCCTTCCGTATTGGCTCCTTCCAGGTTGGCGTTCTTCAAGTTGGCGTTGCGCAGGTCGGCCTGGGTTAGATTGGCGCTGCGCAAACTGGCGTTTTCTAAATCCGTTCCGCGCAAGTCGGCCCCGGCCAAATTGGCCCAGGCCAAGTCTGCATTTTGCAGATTGGCCCGGCTCAAGTTAGCCCCACTCAAATCCGCGCCTACCAGCCAGAGGGGGCGAGAGGCCATATTGATCAGTTGATATAATTCTTTTTGGCTAAATTCCATATCACAAAAAGTTAATCTCCCGGTACGGTGAATTTTTAAAGATCATTCCGGCTCACGCCACGGATTTTTCATCGTATCAATTAAAATGGGGTTGCTGATTTTAACATTGTCCGGCTGCGTGACCAACCAGCGCACCAGCTCGGCAATCTGCTCCGGGGTGAGCATATTTTCTTTGATCGTCGGCAGGCTGTTGGCCATGGGCGCGTCAACCAGGCCGGGGCACACGGCGTGAGCGTGGATGTTGTAGGCCTGATTTTCCGCTTGAAGTAGCTCGGTGAGGGCATTCAGGGCGTGTTTGGAAATGGTATAAGCCCCGGACTCAGGATATACGTGCAGACCGGCGATGGAGCTGATATTGACAATATGGCCGTAGTTTCGCTGGCGCATGGTTGGAATCACTGCGCGGGCCAGCAAAAAGGGCGTGCGTAAATTAAGGGCCATTGTTTTGTCCCAGGTGCTTGTTTTGTGCTCATGAATGGGGACGTGCCGGGCATGCATCCCGGCGTTGTTGACCAGGATGTCAATAGGGCCAAAGGCCGCCCTAACCTTTTCCACCAACGTGGTGATTTCACTCTCCCGGCTAACATCGGCCGGAATGTCCAGGGCGATGCCGCCGGCTGCTTTAATCACTGTTACGGTTTCGGCCAATCTTTCGGCCCGCCGCCCGGCAATGGCTACTTTAATCCCTTCAGCGGCCAGGGCTTGGGCAATGGCCGCGCCAATGCCGGAACCGCCGCCGGTCACCAGGCCCACTCTACCCTTTAGCCGCATGGTTCTATTTTTATCCTCTTTTTCTTTCGTGGGGGACTGAGCACCGTGGCTTCCAGGGTAAAACGTTTTTTCTTGCGCCAGGGTTGAGTTGGCTTATCCCGGTGGAACAGCTCCACATGGGTTATCCTGAAGGTGAATAAGGGTTCAAATCCCTTTAAATCTTTTCTAGCCTTTTTCAATTCAGCCTGTGTGGAAAATCGCCCCACGATGATATGGGGGCAATAGCCGGCTTGTTCGTGATTGGCCAAACAACACAAGGGGCCGGTGAGCAAATCATTGTGCAGGCCTATCAATTCCGGCTGGCCGGCAATAATGGGCAGGCGGATTCTATAGTCTTCTCGCTCGTAAACATCCCAGCCGGCCAACGATACTTTTATCGGAGGATATGTTTCTCCCACTTCGGTTACGTGTTCATAAAGGATCGGCAGAGCGTCGGTAGGAAAACGGAATGGGTCAAGGATAGCAATATGGGGGGGGATCACCCCGGCGAGGGGATTATATTTTTGACGATGCGGCTCCAAAGCAATGACCAGATCGGGGGGGAGGAGTGCGATGATGGTGTACATAACGGCCTGCCCTCCTTTCAAAAATAG
It contains:
- the uxaC gene encoding glucuronate isomerase; protein product: MAKLSLDPDRYFAPDPTQRRVARELYESVAGLPLICPHGHVDPHLFVDQAATFGSPVDLLIIPDHYIFRMLYSQGIPVEAMGVPRLDGRPVEQDHRKIWQTFAEKFYLFRGTPSGAWLTQELYQVFGVEEKLDGDTAQAIYDQIAEKLVSPEFRPRTVFEKFNVEVLCTTDAATDPLTSHQAILNSGWPGNIRPTFRPDAVVNLLTPGWQKNIDALSKISGIAVNSYSSFIQALENRREYFKTMGATATDHAAISAYTTELSPPEAEAIFQRALAGQVSRDDAHRFTAHMIMENARMAVEDGLVMQFHVGAIRNHNRIIFNHFGLDKGADIPEQAEFTLNLRPLLNKYGNNPHFTFIVFTLDETAYARELAPLAGHYPAMRLGPPWWFHDSANGMKRFFDQVMETAGLYNTVGFNDDTRAFLSIPARHDVWRRASANWLAGLVGRGMIDLADAREMVIDVAYRLAKQAYKLE
- a CDS encoding alpha/beta fold hydrolase encodes the protein MPTALAVFLITLGLGQLISTTWGLRGVSLVGANRLAGYGLGFLLLLVGAMTVPARWSVLGWTPIAGPLAVMILLAGGSFIAPPPHPNLLFAPDHPAHAGCRAVQIPDGDNMIPGLLLWPLSPANSPRGEGIEEKDKRAGCPAVCIVPGAGDTKTFFKWRLVKALLAEGLAVLTIDMPGHGDYRYRSLAYPQCLSTIPAVIKFLRQQPGVTRVGLIGISLGGAMAIKSLVENGTAEAGAGTLLDALVVLETPVHLRHYRRTLFYQELWRTLYQSPVLSLLREASVKQIWQEWRSGGYFSRHTTAELFGLLQPLENISRLKQIPLLLIYSGYDQIAPPAMARAMHQAAPQAAFIQAKKASHVMLTLLSEINRQVAWWLREQLTG
- the gyrA gene encoding DNA gyrase subunit A, with the translated sequence MEVGIVRQVDIDQQMQEAYLDYAMSVIVSRALPDVRDGLKPVHRRILYAMHDMGLRPTQPYKKSARIVGEVLGKYHPHGDAAVYEAMVRMAQDFSMRAPLVDGQGNFGSIDGDPPAAMRYTEARQFPLTLEMMADIEKDTVDFVDNFDSSLVEPKILPTRLPNFLVNGAAGIAVGMATSVPPHNLDEVCDALIFILDRMMRNKDVTIDELLKYIKGPDFPTGGVIYRYASKNGADEESDLIRSAYATGRGRITVQAKVHVEEMSRNRNRLVITELPYQTNKASLAEKIADLARDGKIEGLTDLRDESDRQGMRLVIELTRTVEPMAVLKQLFKMTALQITFSINMLALVDGEPRLLPLKRSLQLFIEHRQEIITRRSQYELNQAKNRAHILEGLRVALDNLDEVIQTIRSSRTVDTAKANLRKKFKLSEIQVSAILDMPLRRLAALERKKIETEYKEVLQCIKYLEKLLKTPKQILGVIKEELADLKTQYGTPRRTVIIDQETNGDKLVTAGDLLPDEEVVVCISQSGQICRWPAGNGLEPARGRQKDPLVVATPAHTRDTLYLFTEDGRAVIIPMHQIPQGQTPGEGANVGEFSSGALKPVVAGLALPHTDEPEGYLFLVSRLGRVKRITLSDLVAVRGNEAIVMGLEKGDTLLMAFSTGGKDEVMLASAKGQAIRFAEEEVRPMGLPATGVWGMKLAKGDELAGAGPVKPRGDLIVITQQGLGKRMALSQYPTQGRYGQGVIAMSLTKAAGPIAVAATANASDRVMMISQKGNNKTIYAKALPKLNRNQKGQELMAIRGKDQMARLVVLTQ
- a CDS encoding 2'-5' RNA ligase family protein, whose translation is MYTIIALLPPDLVIALEPHRQKYNPLAGVIPPHIAILDPFRFPTDALPILYEHVTEVGETYPPIKVSLAGWDVYEREDYRIRLPIIAGQPELIGLHNDLLTGPLCCLANHEQAGYCPHIIVGRFSTQAELKKARKDLKGFEPLFTFRITHVELFHRDKPTQPWRKKKRFTLEATVLSPPRKKKRIKIEPCG
- a CDS encoding SDR family oxidoreductase, which encodes MRLKGRVGLVTGGGSGIGAAIAQALAAEGIKVAIAGRRAERLAETVTVIKAAGGIALDIPADVSRESEITTLVEKVRAAFGPIDILVNNAGMHARHVPIHEHKTSTWDKTMALNLRTPFLLARAVIPTMRQRNYGHIVNISSIAGLHVYPESGAYTISKHALNALTELLQAENQAYNIHAHAVCPGLVDAPMANSLPTIKENMLTPEQIAELVRWLVTQPDNVKISNPILIDTMKNPWREPE
- a CDS encoding pentapeptide repeat-containing protein, with the protein product MEFSQKELYQLINMASRPLWLVGADLSGANLSRANLQNADLAWANLAGADLRGTDLENASLRSANLTQADLRNANLKNANLEGANTEGVKFKGAVMPDGSTHY